From one Rhizobium lentis genomic stretch:
- a CDS encoding RNA-binding protein — translation MMTAHEPDALPEDDDLAGYDVNGRMCIVTRESGSPDELIRFVAAPDGTVVADLKRELPGRGCWVKADRSLVDKAVAKKLFARALKADVKAADDLGASVDRLLAAQLMQMMNMARKAGQFISGSSKVDAAVRSGAALAVFHATEAADDGVRKIDQARKAWHLGMETEEEIPSFRLFSESEMEGLMGQNAFIHAAVLAGQAGEGVVKRAKMLEQYRIGGQSRAAGGAGRQKQ, via the coding sequence ATGATGACCGCGCATGAGCCGGACGCTCTCCCTGAGGACGACGATCTTGCAGGTTATGACGTGAACGGACGCATGTGCATCGTGACGCGTGAAAGCGGATCGCCGGATGAGCTGATCCGCTTCGTCGCGGCTCCCGACGGAACCGTCGTCGCCGACCTGAAGCGCGAGCTTCCGGGACGCGGATGCTGGGTGAAAGCCGACCGGTCGCTGGTCGACAAGGCGGTGGCGAAGAAGCTCTTCGCCCGCGCGCTGAAAGCGGATGTGAAGGCGGCGGACGATCTCGGCGCCAGCGTCGACCGGCTGCTGGCGGCGCAACTGATGCAGATGATGAACATGGCGCGCAAAGCCGGCCAGTTCATCAGCGGCTCCTCGAAAGTGGATGCCGCGGTGAGAAGTGGAGCAGCCCTTGCGGTGTTCCACGCGACTGAAGCAGCGGACGATGGCGTCCGGAAAATCGACCAGGCCCGCAAGGCCTGGCACCTCGGAATGGAGACCGAGGAGGAGATACCTTCCTTCCGTCTCTTCTCGGAGAGCGAAATGGAAGGCCTGATGGGCCAGAATGCTTTTATCCATGCCGCAGTGCTTGCAGGGCAGGCGGGTGAGGGTGTAGTGAAGCGCGCAAAGATGCTCGAACAGTACCGTATTGGCGGTCAGTCCCGGGCAGCGGGCGGCGCTGGCCGGCAAAAGCAATGA